In Syngnathoides biaculeatus isolate LvHL_M chromosome 19, ASM1980259v1, whole genome shotgun sequence, the genomic window tttccggcctataagccgcgacttcttcccacacgcttttaacactgcggtttatgctgtgatgcggctaatttgtgcatgatttttctaacggccgcaagggggcactcgaccggaaaaggtaagcgtgagaccggtggaatatatgtgttgaggaagtgacttttaccggtctggccctgttagcgctgcgctagcgtgttactgcggtgtcttagtgattttgaccggtatgtttttttttttttttaaacagccctgttaGGGCGGCGGCAcaagcgttagcattagcgtggtggcattagcattagcgcgtgCAGGGGCGGTAGCGTTAAAActgtgtaccgtatttctttgtaaatatcttgttttaatGCGGCCAAATGGttgctttacaaatgtatttaatgctgatttaatttcatttaaataaatgaaaataaatacaatttaatttaatgcttgtaatgtactgggtgaggcttatagccaggtgcgctctgtaggccgggaattacggtagattcTCCCGCGCCATCACCGCTACGATACTACCTCCGaagtcaggggaaaaaaagcgccGGGTCGGCTTTCTCACCGTCTCGCAGGTGAGGCAGCGGGTCTCGTTGGTGAGGGTGCCCTGGAAGATCTCGTGCACCCAGGTGGGGGCGGGCGCGgcgttgctgttgttgttctgCGAGTCCAGCGTGCCGTTGGCCAGGCGGCCGTTGGTCTTCTCCTGCTTCCGCTCCTCCTGGAGCAGGTCGGCGATGGTGTTGAGCAGGTAGTTCAGGAACTCGTGGGCGTCCTGCTGCATGTAGTTGTCGAAGAGCTCTGCGGCGAGGGCAAATGAAGAGGAGGTAGTGCGATAAAatggtgaaggaaaaaaatatatattcatatttgtatgcTTTGTTGTTCTTACCGTTTTCTTTGCGCAGGCGGGTGATGAACTTTTTGGGCGGTATGACGCCGACTTTCCTCTTCTGGTTGGCGATGCTGTGAAAGAGGTCGGCCAGGCAGGTGAGCAGGTTCTCCTTGCGCCGGGGCTGCCCGCGATACGCCAGGATCTTCTCCCGGAAGGGCCGGCAGAAGTAGAGCGCCTGCAGCACCGAGTTGCAGTAGCAGGTGTTCCCGAACTGGAAAAGAAAAGGCTGCCCGTTCACGCaaatttccagaaaaaaaaaaaaaaaaaaaaaccctgcccTCTCGTGAAGGTTGACGTACGTTGACCAGGCCGAAGTAGTGCTCGTTGACCGGAAACTGCTCAGATCCAATCTCTTTCTCCAGAGCAGAGGCATTGGCGCCCTGCGGAGGcccccaaaaacaaagacatcaGGCGCTATTTCCTCGTGAACGGTCGCCCGCGCTCAAGGTCGTTTGTCACTGGGATGAATGGGTCACAAGGAAGTCGACTCCCCGGCGGGCCTTCGCTGGCAGAATCGAAATAAGCCGCGCGCGTGCACAGGAGGCGATTGTTTATTTACACTCGACACAAAGTCGGCGTGAAAAGCGCTTGGGCAATTTACCCACGGGTGTTCCTTTCACTTCCTGCCCGTGAAGCTAGGTTTACAAGtagctttatttttaaaaaataattcaggTTGGATTTAGACTTTAGATTTATTTACGTCACAAGCCAACAGATTCTGACATGCTTGGCTTTGAGTGAGATTGCTCAGTCATCCTTGTTTGGCTCAGTGTGACAAAGGTGGTCCTCAGTTTAAGATAAAACGTTACGAGGCTGCAAATTGATTTATATTCATGGCCTGCGggtgttttcatacaaatacttgCACTAGTTGTGATTTTACGACAGCGCTGTACTGCGGACAAGGAGCTGGATGCACTCCACAACTGCGCAGCTGATGTTCAACCATGTCGTCATTGCCTTGCGCTGGGAATACCAAGTAGCTCGTCAAAGGGACCGAACGACTCAACTTCACCCGAACCTTCACGGCAATCAAGTTAACGCGGCTTTTGCGCCGCTATTCCCCAACCGTGCGCCCAGGAGGTTAGCGAGCTGTCACCCGTCGGCTGCTCGTTAGCCTGACGTTAGCTTAGGTGGCTAACTAGCGCCCTTCGCTACAAAACAGGGGCTCGATCGGCGCACTAATGTTACAACATTCGCCGCTGAGGGGGGCGGAAAGCGCGCAAAGTCGCGGTTCCGCCGTACACGCGGCACTCACCATGGTACAAAAAGAGGCAAATTTGGAGACTGTCATTAGGATTTCCATTCAGCCAGCGCCATCTTCAAGTGCACCGCCTCGTTTGAGCAGATAAGCTTCAGATGACTGCTTTGCTTTACGGTAGCATAGAAGGCAGGATCCCTTGCAGCGGACGACAACAGAGGCTGATACAGAAAAGCGAGAGCGCTCACTAGAAGTCACTTCCGTATTGGGTAAATGTTcgaattatgcaaaaaaaaaaaaaaaacacgtacgAGAAGAAGCGAGAGGATACACTGCAAGTCACTTCCGCGTTGTCCctcataactttttttaatttcttttttgacTCAAGAGTTTTATTATGACGTCGTAGGCTCGTACAAAATACGCGTGAAAAAAGAATGAAGAGGTACCATAAACATGTTTGACAAAGCTAAACAcgtcatcataaaaaaaattaaaaaacgacAGTAGCTGGGTTCAGCTGTGATGTGCGCTTTAGTGAGACGACACTACTTCCGCTTTGGGCAGCACACGCCTGTAAATGGTTTGGGCTGCTCTTTGTTGTTGGGCTTGACGCTCATATTCTGTCATTTCAGGTCGTACACGACTCGtacaaaaatgtataaaataattgAGCAGAGCCATGATCGCTTAATCAATTTTCAGGGCTTCTGCATTTTTTATTCAGGCATTTACACAAGGCAACTCCAGTTTTCACCCCCAACAACGCGGAGATCGAGGACCTCAAAGTTCTCTTTCCGCCGTACCCGCCATCTTAATCAGACCCTGGGTAAGATGTGCCTTGTCTAAAATCGTAAATTTCACCCACAAGTACTCAATTTTATCCGACATTTGCCCTCGTGTATGTAGCACAACAATAGTCTTGTACGTGTGAGATGTAAATGTCTTCCAATCTCCCCGTGGAAGAGCATTAAACCCTACTAAGTGTATTGGAGCTACGGCGTGGCTGTCCATGTGGGCCGAGAAGCCAACATTAGCCTTCACTGGGACTTTGGAATGATACATTAACTAAAATCTTACTACTtagacaaaatatttattttcatttgtcttttattgTACTGTGcgcagttaaaataaaaagcgttttgttttgtgtattttcagtAATCAGGCATCATGACGAACACCAGAGGCAAGAGGAGGGGGACCAGGTACATGTTCAGCAGACCATTCCGCAAGCATGGtgagtatatattttatttttattatgattttcttttacatgttgTGCAAGTGCATGTCATAGCTGTAAACTGTACATATTTACACTGAATTTTCCGTCCGATTCAACAGGCCCGATTCCCCTGTCCACTTACATGCGCATCTACAAGAAAGGAGACATTGTTGACATCAAGGTAAGGATTCGGTCATGTAGTTttgaatataataaaaaaaaaatgtgaatcaacaggatatttaattatttgtggTACTTGAGGCGTCTTAGACTTAAAACATGGATGACTATTCAACAGTAAACTATATAAATCGTCATTGCTAATAgttaatctggaaaaaaaacatatatagtataataataTTCAATTTTGTAATATTGTTAATGTAGATGTATGACATTTAATGACCTAAATTCAAATATTCAGTAATACAGAATATATTAGTCTTCAAAATCATATCTGTACGAGATGAATTCAAATTGGATGTTTGTTTTAAGAAAGCAATAAATGCAGAGAGATGCTAAAATggtattaaatttaaaaaaaattatgaaagggTAAGAATGCATATAAAATgtttcactgtaaaaaaataagaccTTTTAATGACCAAGGTCATGTGTAGCCTCCatttaaatgtaattgtcaAGACTAAATTTTAGCAGGTGTGAAAGTAATATTAGattaatataaatacaattagTGTCAGATTGTTGCTATCTGTCATCGGTTTAGTATAATACAGTTGATTTAATACTATAATATTAATATGTTTAATACTAGTTACTATATTACATTGCAAAAATTTTGGATATTGAATGTTATGTAAAAGtacaaaagttaaaataaaaaaaaaaagggggaatcCAAGAATGTGCATTTTAGTTGGTTAACTATATCAATATTCGAGATTACAtctttatatactgtaataaGTGAGTAACGTCACGTCTGCTTGTGTGCGCATCCTCTCCAAGGGCACGGGTACCGTTCAGAAGGGTATGCCACACAAATGCTACCACGGCAAGACCGGGCGAGTCTACAACGTCACCCAACACGCCGTCGGCGTCATCGTCAACAAGCAGGTCAAGTAAGTACGCGTGCGCGCGAGAAGCGAGACCCCACCTTCACTTTGCCACCGGGACAGTCGGTGTCCCCCCGTGGTCATTCATTTGGGGCAAAGCACTCGGGACCTCCGGCATCCTCAGCCTCGATCGTCCAGTCGGAGCTGAGCCGCCAGCGG contains:
- the usp12a gene encoding ubiquitin carboxyl-terminal hydrolase 12A, producing the protein MEILMTVSKFASFCTMGANASALEKEIGSEQFPVNEHYFGLVNFGNTCYCNSVLQALYFCRPFREKILAYRGQPRRKENLLTCLADLFHSIANQKRKVGVIPPKKFITRLRKENELFDNYMQQDAHEFLNYLLNTIADLLQEERKQEKTNGRLANGTLDSQNNNSNAAPAPTWVHEIFQGTLTNETRCLTCETISSKDEDFLDLSVDVEQNTSITHCLRGFSNTETLCSEYKYYCEECRSKQEAHKRMRVKKLPMILALHLKRFKYMEQLQRYTKLSYRVVFPLELRLFNTSGDATNPERLYDLVAVVVHCGSGPNRGHYIAIVKSHDFWLLFDDDIVEKIDAQAIEEFYGLTSEISKNSESGYILFYQSRD
- the rpl21 gene encoding 60S ribosomal protein L21, with the protein product MTNTRGKRRGTRYMFSRPFRKHGPIPLSTYMRIYKKGDIVDIKGTGTVQKGMPHKCYHGKTGRVYNVTQHAVGVIVNKQVKGKILAKKINVRIEHVKHSKSRDSFLQRVKENERKKMEAKQNGTWVELKRQPAAPREAHFVSTKKNKPQLLEPIPYEFMA